In the genome of Synergistota bacterium, the window AAAATGGGGCGATTTCCTTCCTCACCTTTTATCGTTATCCAAGCATCTGCACGTCCCGAAGATGGGATTATTATGTCCGAATCATATTCTTCCAAAACATAGCGACCTCCAAGAATTATCAAGGTATCTCCTGGCTCCAGTCGGCGCGACGCATATCCCGGATTTCTCCAAGGCTGTTCCCTTGTGCCTGGATTTGAATCACTTCCAGTTGTGGAAACGTAATGGGTATTACCACCACTGGGAGTAGGAGAAGGCGATGGCGTTGAAGATGATCCTCCACCACATGCGAACAAAGCGATTCCAAACGCCAGAATCAGCACAGCATATAAAATTAACTTAGCTATTCGCATCATTATCACCTCCTTTTAAATAAAAGAACTATATTATGCTTTTTGAGAAGATTATATCAAAAAGATAGCAAAAATTTAAGGGGGTATCTCTCCAAGAGACACCCCCTTAAAAGCCAGAGAGTTTAAACATTAAAGAGCTTTTTCCAAAGCCCATGAATATTACAGTAGCTTCTCACCGCTGTAGCCCTTTCACTAACCTTGAAAATCGCTTCCGGCTTATCTCCTGGTTTAAGGAATTTCTTTATAGTTCCAGCAGAAGTTAAAATTTCTATCCACTCTATATAGTGTTTTTCCTCCATAGGATGAGCAACTTCCCCTACCTTTACCCTAATCTCATCTGTTGAGGCTTCAACAACAGGGAGGTGCTTCTCATTGCCCTGCTCTGAAGCCTTTTCCTCAAGGAGCTTCATAGGCTGGCCACAGCATACCAGCTCTCCTGCTCCATCATGCACCACCTCAACGATATTACCACACACCTCACATTTATATACCTCAAACAGCTTAGCCACGCTCATACCCCCTTTCTCCCTAACCTATCTAAAGCTTCC includes:
- a CDS encoding desulfoferrodoxin codes for the protein MAKLFEVYKCEVCGNIVEVVHDGAGELVCCGQPMKLLEEKASEQGNEKHLPVVEASTDEIRVKVGEVAHPMEEKHYIEWIEILTSAGTIKKFLKPGDKPEAIFKVSERATAVRSYCNIHGLWKKLFNV